In a genomic window of Pontibacter liquoris:
- a CDS encoding HAMP domain-containing protein, with translation MALGKNLKLSKDKLISDVEANTNKISVPKAKQETGPVATTTLSEAPAGAPAATNGNGSIQGNSKVAANKAANASSARGAAAIAEAPAPVSKQKLPQSPEYISEQLNKVLYALDAFKKGDISVRLTKQNNDIFAEIAEAYNSMVEMIGGVGGEVSRISKVAGVEGNLKARASAENASGFWKDMINNINGLVDSIAVPVLEVGKVLKNISGGNLDETFQIPVSGDFKIMAETINRTIDNLNLFAGEVTRVALEVGTEGKLGGQASVPNVAGVWKDLTDNVNTMANNLTLQMRDISNVATAVAKGDLAQKISVDVRGEFAQLKDNMNQMVDSLNIFADEVTRVAREVGTEGKLGGQANVPNVGGVWKDLTDNVNYMASNLTSQVRDIANVSTAVAKGDLSQKITVNVKGEMAELKDIINEMVDSLNIFAGEVTRVAREVGTEGKLGGQATVPKVEGTWKELTDNVNLMASNLTSQVRDIANVATAVAKGDLTQKVSVDVKGELGELKDILNEMVDRLNVFGAEVTRVAREVGTEGILGGQANVPNVAGIWKELTDNVNYMASNLTLQVRDIANVATAVAKGDLSQKITVNVKGELADLKENLNQMVDSLNIFGDEVTRVAREVGTEGKLGGQANVPNVAGVWKDLTDNVNTMASNLTSQVRDIANVATAVAKGDLAQKVSVDVKGELGELKENINRMVDSLNIFAGEVTRVALEVGTEGKLGGQANVPNVAGVWKDLTDNVNTMASNLTIQVRGIAKVAIGVAKGDLTQKIAVEARGELAELKENLNFMVDSLNIFGDEVTRVAREVGTEGKLGGQANVPNVGGTWKNLTENVNYMASNLTSQVRDIAKVATAVAKGDLTQKVSVEARGEILDLKENLNQMVDSLNVFADEVTRVAREVGTEGKLGGQANVPKVRGTWKELTDNVNTMASNLTLQVRDIAKVATAVSKGDLTQKVSVDVKGELGELKENINRMVDSLNIFAGEVSRVALEVGTEGKLGGQANVPNVGGVWKELTDNVNTMASNLTTQVRGIVKVVTAVSKGDLTQKLTLEARGEVAELADTINTMVVDLNRLAGEVSRVARVAGVEGKLTERATLQGVGGSWKELVDTLNDLLESIVTPVLEVSRVVRAISEGDLTQQVEIKSVGDILDMANALNLAVENLNALLGEINDSSLVVGGSSEEMAGKGLEMNKVTLDVALAMQQMAEGAQNQALKTDQAFKLIEEIMNATKETANRAEVVNKSAKVGEETSQLGLKTVAEVVKNMEEISSSAALTAKTIEVLSIRSQEISKSLGVITDIASQTNLLALNAAIEAARAGEAGRGFAVVAEEIRKLAEGSRKSANEIATLVEDVKKDTASAATAISTMEGRVLKGKNATFEASGAFKNIAASSGETLRTAQDILTATEVQKTSIGDVVKYVEEVVAIAEQTASGTQQVASTAKQLSASMQELTSSSQNLNDIAADLQISISAFKLIDGNLIFNNGKNRRLTSIPTTQKMLKTSTGNSRMATGSRDKGTRAAGEGKNK, from the coding sequence ATGGCCTTAGGTAAAAATTTGAAGTTGAGCAAAGACAAGCTCATCAGTGACGTAGAAGCCAACACAAACAAGATTTCTGTCCCAAAGGCAAAACAAGAAACAGGCCCCGTTGCTACCACTACCTTATCCGAAGCGCCTGCCGGTGCCCCGGCAGCCACCAACGGCAACGGGAGCATACAAGGCAATTCGAAAGTAGCGGCCAACAAAGCGGCGAATGCCTCTTCGGCCAGAGGCGCTGCTGCCATTGCCGAAGCGCCGGCGCCTGTCAGCAAACAGAAACTGCCCCAAAGCCCTGAATACATCAGCGAGCAACTGAATAAAGTGCTTTATGCCCTCGATGCCTTTAAGAAAGGGGATATCTCTGTTCGTCTGACAAAACAGAACAACGACATTTTTGCCGAGATCGCCGAAGCCTACAACTCCATGGTGGAGATGATTGGTGGGGTAGGTGGCGAGGTGTCGCGTATTTCGAAAGTAGCTGGGGTAGAAGGAAACCTGAAGGCCAGGGCTTCTGCCGAAAATGCATCGGGCTTCTGGAAGGACATGATCAACAACATCAATGGCCTGGTAGATTCGATTGCGGTGCCGGTACTGGAGGTGGGTAAAGTACTAAAGAATATCTCGGGCGGTAACCTGGACGAAACATTCCAGATCCCGGTATCGGGTGACTTTAAAATAATGGCCGAAACCATTAACCGTACCATCGATAACCTGAACCTGTTTGCCGGTGAGGTAACGCGTGTGGCCCTGGAAGTGGGAACGGAAGGAAAGCTGGGTGGCCAGGCATCGGTGCCGAACGTGGCCGGTGTGTGGAAAGACCTGACCGACAACGTGAACACCATGGCCAATAACCTGACCTTGCAGATGCGTGACATCTCCAATGTGGCTACTGCGGTGGCCAAGGGCGATTTGGCGCAGAAGATATCGGTAGATGTACGCGGTGAGTTTGCCCAGCTGAAGGACAATATGAACCAGATGGTGGACTCGCTCAACATCTTTGCTGACGAAGTAACCCGTGTGGCCCGTGAAGTAGGTACAGAAGGTAAACTGGGCGGCCAGGCCAATGTACCAAACGTAGGTGGGGTATGGAAAGACCTGACTGATAACGTGAACTACATGGCCAGCAACCTGACCTCGCAGGTGCGGGATATTGCCAACGTGTCTACCGCGGTTGCAAAAGGCGACCTGAGCCAGAAGATCACGGTAAATGTAAAGGGCGAAATGGCCGAGCTCAAAGACATCATCAATGAGATGGTGGACTCGCTCAACATTTTTGCCGGTGAGGTAACGCGCGTTGCCCGTGAAGTAGGAACAGAGGGTAAACTGGGCGGCCAGGCAACAGTACCGAAAGTAGAAGGCACCTGGAAAGAACTCACCGATAACGTGAACCTGATGGCCAGCAACCTGACCTCGCAGGTGCGCGACATTGCCAACGTAGCAACTGCGGTGGCAAAAGGCGACCTGACCCAGAAGGTGTCAGTGGACGTGAAAGGCGAACTGGGTGAGCTGAAAGATATTCTCAATGAGATGGTGGACAGACTGAACGTGTTTGGCGCGGAAGTAACGCGTGTAGCACGTGAGGTAGGCACCGAAGGAATTCTGGGTGGCCAAGCCAACGTGCCGAACGTAGCCGGCATCTGGAAAGAGCTGACGGATAACGTAAACTACATGGCCTCTAACCTGACCTTACAGGTACGGGATATTGCCAATGTAGCAACAGCCGTAGCGAAAGGTGACTTGAGCCAGAAGATTACAGTGAATGTGAAAGGCGAGTTAGCCGACCTGAAGGAAAACCTGAACCAGATGGTGGACTCGCTCAACATCTTTGGTGATGAGGTGACCCGTGTAGCCCGTGAAGTAGGTACAGAAGGTAAACTGGGTGGCCAGGCCAATGTGCCAAACGTGGCCGGTGTATGGAAGGACCTGACCGACAACGTGAACACGATGGCCAGCAACCTGACCTCGCAGGTGCGCGACATTGCCAACGTAGCAACCGCGGTGGCGAAAGGTGATCTGGCCCAGAAAGTATCGGTAGATGTGAAAGGAGAACTGGGCGAGTTGAAGGAAAACATCAACCGCATGGTGGACTCGCTGAATATCTTTGCCGGTGAGGTAACGCGTGTGGCCCTCGAAGTGGGTACAGAAGGAAAGCTGGGTGGCCAGGCTAACGTGCCAAACGTGGCCGGTGTATGGAAGGATCTGACCGATAACGTAAATACCATGGCCTCTAACCTAACCATACAGGTGCGGGGTATAGCCAAGGTAGCCATTGGTGTGGCGAAGGGCGATCTGACTCAGAAAATTGCGGTGGAAGCCCGTGGTGAACTTGCTGAACTCAAGGAGAACCTCAACTTCATGGTGGACTCCCTGAATATATTTGGTGATGAAGTAACGCGTGTGGCGCGTGAAGTAGGAACTGAAGGTAAACTGGGCGGCCAGGCAAATGTGCCGAACGTGGGTGGTACCTGGAAGAACCTGACGGAGAACGTGAACTACATGGCCAGCAACTTGACCTCGCAGGTGCGCGATATTGCCAAGGTTGCTACCGCTGTGGCGAAAGGTGACCTGACGCAAAAAGTATCAGTAGAAGCACGTGGTGAGATACTGGACCTGAAGGAGAACCTGAACCAGATGGTGGACTCACTTAACGTATTTGCTGATGAAGTAACCCGTGTGGCGCGTGAGGTAGGAACCGAAGGTAAATTGGGTGGCCAGGCCAATGTGCCGAAAGTACGCGGTACCTGGAAGGAACTGACTGACAACGTGAACACCATGGCCTCTAACCTTACCTTACAGGTAAGAGATATTGCCAAGGTAGCCACCGCCGTATCCAAAGGCGACTTAACGCAGAAAGTATCGGTGGATGTGAAAGGAGAGCTGGGCGAGTTGAAGGAAAACATCAACCGCATGGTGGACTCGCTGAATATCTTTGCCGGTGAGGTTTCGCGGGTAGCCTTGGAAGTGGGTACGGAAGGTAAACTGGGCGGCCAGGCCAACGTGCCAAACGTGGGCGGTGTGTGGAAAGAACTGACCGACAACGTAAATACGATGGCCAGCAACCTGACAACGCAGGTGCGGGGCATCGTAAAAGTAGTAACAGCTGTATCCAAAGGTGACCTGACGCAGAAACTGACGCTGGAAGCCAGAGGAGAAGTAGCCGAACTGGCCGATACAATCAACACCATGGTGGTGGACCTGAACCGCCTGGCGGGTGAGGTTAGCCGCGTGGCAAGAGTAGCGGGTGTGGAAGGCAAACTGACCGAGCGTGCAACCCTGCAAGGAGTTGGCGGTAGCTGGAAAGAACTGGTGGATACACTGAACGACCTGCTGGAGTCCATCGTGACGCCGGTACTGGAAGTATCCCGTGTGGTGCGCGCCATATCCGAAGGTGATCTGACTCAGCAGGTGGAGATCAAATCGGTAGGTGATATCCTCGATATGGCTAATGCCCTGAACCTTGCGGTAGAAAACCTGAATGCACTGCTTGGGGAGATCAACGATTCCTCGCTGGTAGTAGGAGGCTCTTCCGAAGAAATGGCTGGCAAAGGGCTGGAGATGAACAAAGTGACCCTAGATGTAGCCCTGGCCATGCAGCAAATGGCAGAAGGGGCCCAAAACCAGGCCCTTAAAACAGACCAGGCCTTTAAGCTGATCGAAGAGATCATGAACGCAACGAAGGAAACGGCCAACCGGGCAGAAGTAGTGAACAAGTCTGCTAAAGTTGGTGAGGAAACCTCGCAGCTGGGTCTCAAAACGGTAGCCGAGGTGGTGAAGAACATGGAAGAGATCTCCAGTTCTGCTGCCCTGACAGCCAAAACCATTGAGGTATTAAGTATACGTTCCCAGGAAATTTCCAAATCTCTGGGTGTGATCACCGATATTGCTTCTCAGACCAACCTGCTTGCCCTGAATGCGGCCATCGAAGCAGCCCGTGCCGGGGAAGCCGGTCGAGGCTTTGCTGTGGTAGCCGAAGAGATCAGGAAGCTGGCAGAAGGCTCACGCAAGTCAGCTAATGAGATTGCAACGCTGGTAGAAGACGTGAAAAAAGATACGGCCTCTGCCGCAACGGCGATCTCGACCATGGAAGGCCGCGTGTTAAAAGGAAAGAATGCAACGTTTGAAGCATCCGGCGCCTTTAAGAACATTGCCGCCTCCAGCGGTGAAACGCTCCGAACAGCGCAGGACATCTT
- a CDS encoding ParA family protein, translating into MRTTIVAVINQKGGTGKTTTTINLGSALSKLGHKVLLLDLDPQSNLSYSLAVSRPQDTLADVFLGNKSLEDIVVEKDGIWIAPGSNDLVDIEISLVQQPERELFLKKMLTQAKSYDYVLIDCPPSLSVLTLNALTAAQEVLIPLQMEVLTLQGLDQIMNTVQKVKKAFNPKLKIKGIVVVMFDIRRKLSQEVLEYLHENVKERIFKSQIRLNVKLAEAPSFGKSVLDYEPSSHGAKDYRALAEEFAGA; encoded by the coding sequence ATGAGAACAACCATCGTCGCTGTCATCAACCAGAAAGGCGGCACTGGAAAAACAACTACAACCATTAACCTGGGCAGCGCCCTGAGCAAATTAGGCCACAAAGTACTGCTGCTAGACCTGGACCCGCAAAGTAACCTGTCGTATTCGCTGGCCGTTTCGCGGCCGCAGGATACCCTGGCCGATGTTTTTCTGGGAAATAAGTCACTGGAGGACATCGTAGTGGAGAAGGATGGCATCTGGATCGCGCCGGGGTCGAACGACCTGGTGGATATCGAGATCTCGCTGGTGCAGCAACCCGAACGGGAATTGTTTCTTAAAAAGATGCTAACGCAGGCAAAGTCCTACGATTATGTGCTCATCGACTGTCCACCTTCCCTGTCGGTCTTAACGCTGAATGCGCTTACAGCTGCACAGGAAGTGCTCATTCCGCTGCAGATGGAAGTTTTGACCCTGCAGGGGCTGGACCAGATCATGAATACGGTGCAAAAAGTTAAAAAAGCTTTTAACCCGAAACTTAAAATTAAAGGCATCGTAGTGGTCATGTTTGATATACGTCGTAAACTGAGCCAGGAAGTGCTCGAATACCTACACGAAAATGTGAAGGAACGCATATTTAAAAGCCAGATACGCCTAAATGTGAAGCTTGCCGAAGCCCCCTCATTTGGCAAAAGCGTGCTGGATTATGAACCCTCCTCCCATGGCGCAAAAGACTACCGGGCACTGGCTGAGGAGTTTGCGGGGGCCTGA
- a CDS encoding SixA phosphatase family protein, with the protein MQRTVLLCRHAETYDPYPLQPDFERELTPHGSQQALQAGKWLRDKFVKVDALLASPARRAHDTARILAARLYFDEEKINYEPSLYNAREVELLHALAALPNQVKTVLLVAHNPGITRLARDLSGQHVGYLNPANVVAITLELANWQEVYATTGLLHASNLQAVS; encoded by the coding sequence ATGCAACGAACTGTACTCCTCTGCCGTCATGCAGAAACGTATGACCCTTATCCGCTACAGCCCGATTTTGAGCGTGAGCTGACGCCTCACGGCAGTCAGCAGGCCCTGCAGGCTGGCAAGTGGCTCCGCGATAAATTCGTGAAAGTAGATGCCCTGCTGGCAAGCCCCGCCCGCCGCGCCCACGATACAGCCCGTATTCTGGCCGCACGCTTATACTTTGATGAGGAAAAGATCAACTATGAGCCCAGCCTGTATAATGCCCGGGAAGTAGAACTGCTGCACGCACTGGCAGCCTTGCCCAACCAGGTAAAAACCGTCTTGCTCGTAGCGCATAACCCGGGAATTACGCGCCTGGCCCGCGACCTGAGCGGGCAACATGTGGGGTATCTAAACCCGGCCAATGTGGTGGCCATCACCCTGGAACTTGCTAACTGGCAGGAAGTATACGCCACTACGGGCCTGCTGCACGCTTCGAACCTGCAGGCAGTTTCCTGA
- the topA gene encoding type I DNA topoisomerase, producing the protein MIKNLVIVESPAKAKTIEGYLGKDFVVKSSFGHVRDLPKDNNAIDVAHGFKPTYVISSDKKEVVAQLRKLAKEAETVWLASDDDREGEAISWHLTEALNLNDKQTRRIVFREITKNAILNAISTPRGIDMDLVNAQQARRILDRLVGFELSPVLWKKIKTGLSAGRVQSVAVRLVVEREREIERHKAEASFRITAKFDVQGRTLEAELPTKYKTEDQAQAFLQRCIGADYTIENLEQKPLKRTPAPPFTTSTLQQEASRKLYFSVAQTMTIAQRLYEAGKISYMRTDSLNLSEEAIQGASREIQASFGERFVKTRRFKTKNASAQEAHEAIRPTDFSQMVASSDRNEQRLYELIWKRAIASQMADAEIEKTTVTIGISTQPEQKLIATGEVIKFEGFLKVYIESKDEEDGEGEDQDVKGMLPPLTIGQQIALRQMLATQRYSRPAARYTEASLVKKLEEMGIGRPSTYAPTISTIQKRGYVEKDNREGKERPFQVLTLQNDAITSQTKTELTGAEKAKLFPTDTAMVVNDFLVEHFPNVIDYSFTARVEAEFDEIAQGQKGWETMLDQFYEAFHERIASSESINRADVSGARELGQDPTTGKTILAKLGRFGPYVQLGEENEETGEKPLYASLRKGQFIESLTLEDALDLFKLPRIVGMYEDKEMKAAIGRFGPYISHNSKFYSLPKILDPMTVTAEEAVALIETKRKADAEKLIKDFPENADVQVLNGRYGPYIVVGKKNVKIPKDKEPAELTLQECLDLAEATPEKKGRGGFKKKAEPAAKKPAAKAKAKPAAKKAPAKKKPAGK; encoded by the coding sequence ATGATAAAAAACTTAGTTATAGTAGAGTCGCCTGCCAAGGCCAAGACAATCGAGGGTTACTTAGGAAAAGACTTTGTAGTGAAATCGAGCTTTGGCCATGTACGCGATTTACCGAAAGACAACAATGCCATTGACGTAGCCCACGGCTTTAAGCCCACCTACGTGATATCCAGCGATAAAAAGGAAGTGGTGGCGCAGCTGCGCAAGCTGGCCAAAGAAGCCGAAACCGTGTGGCTTGCATCGGACGATGACCGAGAAGGCGAAGCCATTTCGTGGCACCTGACCGAGGCCCTGAACCTGAATGACAAACAAACGCGCCGGATCGTTTTCCGGGAGATCACCAAGAATGCGATCCTGAACGCCATCAGCACGCCGCGCGGTATCGACATGGATCTGGTAAATGCCCAGCAGGCCCGCCGTATCCTGGACCGGCTAGTTGGTTTTGAGCTATCGCCTGTGCTCTGGAAAAAAATAAAGACCGGCCTTTCGGCTGGCCGTGTGCAGTCAGTAGCCGTGCGCCTGGTAGTGGAGCGCGAGCGCGAGATTGAGCGCCACAAAGCCGAAGCTTCCTTCCGCATCACCGCTAAATTTGATGTGCAGGGCCGCACGCTGGAAGCCGAGCTGCCCACCAAGTATAAAACCGAAGATCAGGCGCAAGCTTTCCTGCAACGTTGCATCGGGGCGGATTATACCATTGAGAACCTGGAGCAGAAGCCGCTCAAGCGCACCCCTGCCCCTCCGTTCACCACCTCCACGCTGCAGCAGGAAGCCAGCCGCAAGCTATACTTCTCGGTGGCCCAGACCATGACTATCGCCCAGCGGTTGTATGAAGCCGGTAAGATCTCCTACATGCGTACGGACTCGCTGAACCTGTCGGAAGAAGCGATACAGGGCGCCAGCCGTGAGATACAGGCTTCTTTTGGCGAGCGTTTTGTGAAAACCCGCCGCTTTAAAACCAAAAACGCATCGGCACAGGAAGCCCACGAAGCCATCCGTCCCACGGATTTCTCGCAGATGGTAGCCAGCTCCGACCGCAACGAGCAGCGCCTGTATGAACTGATCTGGAAGCGTGCCATTGCCTCTCAGATGGCGGATGCTGAAATTGAGAAAACAACCGTAACGATCGGCATCTCCACCCAGCCGGAGCAAAAACTGATCGCTACCGGGGAGGTCATCAAATTTGAAGGCTTTCTGAAAGTATACATCGAATCGAAGGATGAGGAAGATGGCGAAGGCGAAGACCAGGATGTAAAAGGCATGTTGCCGCCGCTGACCATTGGCCAGCAGATTGCGCTGCGGCAAATGCTGGCTACCCAGCGCTACTCCCGCCCTGCTGCCCGCTACACGGAAGCCAGCCTGGTGAAAAAGCTGGAAGAAATGGGTATCGGTCGCCCGTCTACCTACGCTCCTACCATTTCTACTATCCAGAAACGCGGCTATGTGGAGAAGGATAACCGCGAAGGCAAAGAGCGCCCGTTCCAGGTACTGACCCTGCAAAATGATGCTATCACCTCGCAGACCAAAACCGAACTGACGGGGGCTGAAAAAGCCAAACTCTTCCCGACCGATACGGCTATGGTGGTAAATGACTTTTTGGTGGAGCATTTCCCCAACGTGATCGATTACTCGTTCACAGCGCGCGTGGAAGCAGAGTTTGATGAGATCGCCCAAGGTCAGAAAGGCTGGGAAACGATGCTGGACCAGTTTTACGAAGCTTTTCATGAGCGCATTGCCTCCAGCGAAAGCATTAACAGGGCCGATGTATCGGGTGCCCGCGAGCTAGGCCAGGACCCCACCACCGGCAAAACCATTCTGGCAAAGCTGGGGCGTTTTGGGCCTTATGTACAGTTGGGCGAAGAAAATGAAGAGACCGGTGAAAAGCCGCTTTACGCCAGCCTGCGCAAAGGCCAGTTCATCGAAAGCCTGACCCTGGAGGATGCCCTAGATCTGTTTAAGCTGCCTCGCATTGTGGGCATGTACGAAGACAAAGAAATGAAGGCGGCTATCGGGCGTTTCGGTCCCTATATCAGCCATAACAGCAAGTTTTATTCTTTGCCGAAAATACTGGACCCGATGACGGTAACGGCCGAAGAAGCGGTGGCGCTGATCGAGACGAAGCGCAAGGCGGATGCGGAAAAGCTCATCAAAGACTTCCCGGAAAATGCCGACGTGCAGGTTCTCAATGGCCGCTACGGACCCTACATTGTAGTGGGCAAAAAGAACGTGAAAATACCAAAGGACAAAGAGCCCGCGGAATTGACGCTGCAGGAGTGCCTGGATCTGGCGGAAGCTACACCGGAGAAAAAAGGCCGGGGTGGTTTCAAGAAAAAAGCAGAACCTGCCGCTAAGAAACCGGCGGCTAAGGCAAAGGCCAAACCGGCAGCCAAGAAGGCTCCGGCTAAAAAGAAACCGGCCGGCAAGTAA
- a CDS encoding SIR2 family NAD-dependent protein deacylase produces MKKRLVVLTGAGISAESGIATFRDANGLWEGVDVMEVASPQGWRKNPERVLAFYNQRRKNAHEVQPNAGHLALAELETDFDVRIITQNVDDLHERAGSSHVLHLHGKLFESRSTLDPTLVYPVEGWELKLGDKCARGSQLRPNIVWFGEPVPMMEKAMEEALIADIFLVVGTSLVVYPAAGLVDFIPDETPLFVVDPKLPELPRRPNLHLYEENASTGMRKVAEVLRQKYW; encoded by the coding sequence ATGAAAAAGCGACTTGTCGTGCTTACGGGTGCTGGTATTAGCGCCGAAAGCGGAATTGCTACCTTCCGGGATGCCAACGGGTTGTGGGAAGGCGTGGATGTGATGGAAGTGGCCTCGCCGCAGGGCTGGCGCAAAAATCCGGAGCGGGTACTGGCGTTCTATAACCAGCGGCGCAAAAACGCGCACGAGGTGCAACCCAATGCCGGGCACCTGGCCCTGGCAGAACTGGAAACCGATTTCGATGTACGCATTATCACCCAGAACGTGGACGACCTGCACGAGCGCGCCGGCTCCAGCCATGTACTGCACCTGCATGGCAAACTGTTCGAAAGCCGCAGCACCCTAGACCCTACGCTGGTATACCCGGTGGAAGGCTGGGAACTGAAACTCGGCGATAAATGCGCCCGGGGGTCACAGTTGCGGCCCAACATCGTATGGTTCGGCGAGCCCGTACCGATGATGGAAAAGGCGATGGAAGAAGCGCTGATAGCCGACATCTTTCTGGTAGTGGGCACCTCGCTGGTTGTGTACCCGGCGGCAGGGCTGGTCGATTTTATTCCGGATGAAACGCCTCTGTTTGTGGTGGACCCTAAATTACCGGAACTGCCCAGGCGCCCGAACCTGCATCTGTATGAAGAGAATGCCAGCACAGGTATGCGCAAAGTAGCCGAGGTGCTTCGCCAAAAATACTGGTAG
- a CDS encoding DoxX family protein, protein MDFKSRIFRTPNTWSLTIIRCFLGIVLFPHAAQKLLGWFGGPGPSGFTGGFAQMTGWPAAIAWLVIIIEFFGSICLILGLLTRFWALCILFLFMGIILFVHLHNGFFMNWSGQQAGEGYEYHLLVIGMAWALVVGGPGNLSIDRTLPEKERAF, encoded by the coding sequence ATGGATTTTAAAAGCAGAATTTTCAGAACACCTAATACCTGGAGCTTAACCATTATCCGGTGCTTTTTAGGCATCGTACTCTTTCCGCACGCCGCGCAGAAGCTGCTGGGATGGTTTGGCGGTCCGGGACCTTCGGGCTTTACAGGCGGATTTGCACAGATGACCGGCTGGCCGGCAGCAATCGCCTGGCTGGTGATCATCATAGAGTTCTTTGGCTCCATATGCCTGATCCTGGGTTTGCTCACGCGCTTCTGGGCCTTGTGCATCCTGTTCCTTTTTATGGGTATCATCCTGTTTGTGCACCTGCACAACGGCTTTTTTATGAACTGGAGCGGACAGCAGGCCGGCGAAGGATACGAATATCACCTGCTCGTGATCGGTATGGCCTGGGCATTGGTAGTAGGCGGACCGGGTAATTTAAGTATAGACCGCACCCTGCCGGAGAAAGAGCGGGCCTTCTAA
- a CDS encoding ferritin family protein translates to MPTEQYHEPAHELSEETRTFARMITSVIEEAEAISWYEQRISVEKNEQAKAIMKNAQNEEFKHFGMDLEFLLRQKPKWREMMKIILFSEGDIVEKGEEAED, encoded by the coding sequence ATGCCGACAGAACAATACCATGAGCCTGCTCATGAACTATCAGAAGAAACACGCACATTTGCCCGCATGATCACCTCCGTAATTGAGGAGGCGGAGGCCATTAGCTGGTACGAGCAACGCATCTCGGTGGAGAAAAACGAGCAGGCCAAAGCCATTATGAAAAATGCCCAGAACGAAGAGTTCAAGCACTTTGGCATGGATCTGGAATTTTTGCTGCGCCAGAAACCAAAATGGCGCGAGATGATGAAGATTATCCTCTTCTCGGAAGGAGATATTGTAGAAAAAGGCGAAGAGGCAGAAGATTAA
- a CDS encoding o-succinylbenzoate synthase — protein sequence MSLTLSCKPHTLKFKFDARTSRGALSEHKVYFLHLWELDEPGIIGVGECAPLAGLSIDDRPDLEQKLQEVVQQVNEGSINLQAGQPLPGELQLQEWPALQFALETALLDLQHGGRRVLYDNAFSRGEAGIPINGLIWMGDKQFMQEQIKKKLSEGYTCLKLKIGSLDFATELALLQQIRETASARELTIRVDANGAFAPQEAFKKLERLARYDLHSIEQPIRQGQHELMAELCAHTPIPIALDEELIGVQHTDARASLLQQLKPQYIILKPTLLGGLEASSNWIRLAEAQGIGWWITSALESNIGLNAISQFTANYTIKMPQGLGTGQLYHNNIPSSLQIEQGLLWYKE from the coding sequence ATGAGCCTGACGCTTTCTTGTAAACCCCATACATTAAAATTTAAATTTGATGCGCGTACCTCCCGCGGTGCCCTGTCTGAACACAAAGTATACTTCCTGCACCTGTGGGAGCTGGACGAGCCCGGAATAATCGGCGTAGGCGAGTGCGCGCCACTCGCCGGACTGAGTATAGACGACCGGCCGGACCTGGAGCAGAAGCTGCAGGAGGTGGTGCAACAGGTAAATGAAGGTAGTATAAATCTGCAGGCCGGACAGCCGTTGCCCGGTGAACTGCAACTGCAAGAGTGGCCCGCGCTGCAGTTTGCCTTAGAAACCGCTTTGCTCGACCTGCAGCACGGTGGCAGAAGAGTGCTCTATGACAATGCTTTCAGCCGCGGAGAAGCGGGCATTCCCATCAACGGGCTGATCTGGATGGGAGACAAGCAGTTTATGCAGGAGCAGATAAAAAAGAAGCTATCGGAAGGATATACCTGCCTGAAGCTTAAAATCGGGAGCCTCGATTTTGCAACCGAGCTGGCGCTTTTGCAACAGATCCGCGAAACGGCCAGTGCCCGGGAGCTTACCATCCGCGTGGATGCTAACGGGGCCTTCGCGCCGCAGGAAGCTTTTAAAAAGCTGGAACGGCTTGCCCGCTACGACCTGCATTCCATTGAGCAACCTATCCGGCAGGGGCAGCACGAGCTAATGGCCGAACTTTGCGCCCATACGCCCATCCCCATAGCACTGGACGAAGAACTGATCGGGGTACAGCACACGGATGCCCGTGCATCGCTCCTGCAACAGCTAAAACCGCAGTACATCATCCTGAAGCCTACCTTACTAGGTGGCCTGGAAGCCAGCAGCAACTGGATCAGGCTTGCCGAAGCGCAGGGGATCGGCTGGTGGATCACTTCGGCTTTGGAGTCGAATATCGGCTTAAATGCGATCAGCCAGTTCACGGCTAACTACACCATCAAAATGCCGCAGGGGCTGGGCACCGGGCAACTTTATCATAACAACATCCCTTCAAGTTTGCAAATTGAGCAGGGCCTGCTTTGGTACAAGGAGTAA